Proteins from a single region of Streptomyces vinaceus:
- a CDS encoding DUF6191 domain-containing protein — translation MIEELFSPGRKHTDEEKKRLELSRTDVDDGDPGRGPIDLDSGTVLIRPAEPSPRE, via the coding sequence ATGATCGAGGAGCTCTTCAGCCCGGGACGGAAGCACACGGACGAGGAGAAGAAGCGGCTGGAGCTGTCCCGGACCGATGTCGATGACGGCGATCCGGGACGCGGTCCCATAGACCTGGACTCCGGCACGGTGCTCATACGCCCGGCGGAGCCGTCCCCGCGGGAGTGA
- a CDS encoding helix-turn-helix transcriptional regulator yields the protein MLGDVETRSVSPVFVGRADELAVLTDALVRAAGQEPQALLVGGEAGVGKTRLTEEFVHEAARRGAVVAVGGCVEIGAEGLPFAPFSTALRTLHRLLPGELAAAAAGQEDELARILPELGDTPRGPHDEESTARLFELTARMLERLAADRTVVLVLEDLHWADTSTRHLLSYLFRTLASGRLVVVATYRADDVHRRHPLRPLLAELDRLRTVQRIELPRFNRAEVRRQLAGILASQPDEDFVDSVFERSDGNAFFVEELAACQRSGCRAGLTESLRDLLLVRVEVLPEAAQRVVRIVAEGGSTVEYPLLRAVAGLSEDELIEALRAAVGANILLATPDGDGYRFRHSLVREAVSDDLLPGERARVNRRYAEAMEADDWLIRAEERVIRLASYWYCANDAAKALPAVLAASVAARRRHAYSEQLNLLERALDLWESAPQEVREALRPVDYTEVYPPCGCDPATTPLKRLDLLAEATVAARFGGERERALKLTKTALRLLEEDQDPLRAAWFWTERSRLVSSLARGDGWEELAKAQELVKGLPPSQVHAEVLVRAAGWGMLHNPGPGNLEAAERAAAYARMLGAEEIELNARITVGSLLTDAGDAERGLTEMLVVRERAAELGLVMLAGRAHINLTSQLESMGRSREAVELAEQGVELVKKSRLLDTEAWLSGNMAESLYSLGRWDEAAEAARRGLSVGQSAAPRGSASARLSYLALARGELTEAGARLTAAHAHFGTHDSQPQHRIPLYRLAVGIAAGEGRIADVRAEITDAIAYGFPLGHHRYAWPLLLAAASAEADARGLPVADAGRAAALEVLRGAARALATPVPVWAAHAEFFRAELLRAEDRDTVADWAGVERAVRPLERPYLLARARHRLAEALLASGGDRAGAASLLGEAYATAERLGSRRLREDLALLAQRARLPLTGADAPAAPPAPAPDPVEALGLTSRERDVLSLVAAGRSNRQIAEELFISPKTASVHVSNILAKLGVAGRGEAAALAHRLRLFGPLTPAGTAPPGV from the coding sequence ATGCTCGGCGACGTGGAGACCAGATCTGTCAGCCCGGTGTTCGTCGGCCGAGCCGACGAACTGGCCGTACTCACCGACGCATTGGTCCGCGCCGCGGGCCAGGAGCCGCAGGCGCTGCTCGTCGGGGGCGAGGCCGGGGTCGGAAAGACCCGCCTCACCGAGGAGTTCGTCCACGAGGCGGCCCGCCGCGGCGCGGTGGTGGCCGTCGGAGGCTGTGTGGAGATCGGGGCGGAGGGCCTTCCCTTCGCCCCGTTCTCGACGGCCCTGCGCACCCTGCACCGCCTGCTCCCGGGGGAGCTGGCGGCGGCGGCCGCGGGCCAGGAGGACGAACTCGCCCGGATCCTCCCCGAACTCGGCGACACCCCCCGCGGACCGCACGACGAGGAGAGCACCGCGCGGCTCTTCGAACTGACGGCCCGGATGCTGGAGCGGCTCGCCGCCGACCGCACCGTCGTCCTCGTCCTGGAGGACCTGCACTGGGCGGACACCTCCACCCGCCACCTGCTCTCCTACCTGTTCCGCACCCTCGCGAGCGGCCGGCTCGTCGTCGTCGCCACCTACCGGGCCGACGACGTCCACCGCCGCCACCCGCTGCGCCCGCTGCTGGCCGAACTCGACCGGCTGCGCACGGTCCAGCGCATCGAACTGCCCCGTTTCAACCGGGCCGAGGTGCGCCGCCAGCTCGCCGGCATCCTCGCCTCGCAGCCCGACGAAGACTTCGTGGACTCCGTCTTCGAGCGCTCCGACGGCAACGCCTTCTTCGTCGAGGAACTCGCCGCCTGCCAGAGGAGCGGCTGCCGGGCGGGACTCACCGAGTCCCTGCGCGACCTGCTGCTGGTGCGCGTCGAGGTGCTGCCCGAGGCCGCCCAGCGCGTGGTGCGGATCGTCGCCGAGGGCGGCTCCACCGTGGAGTACCCGCTCCTGCGCGCCGTCGCGGGGCTGAGCGAGGACGAGCTGATCGAGGCCCTGCGGGCCGCCGTCGGCGCCAACATCCTCCTCGCCACCCCCGACGGGGACGGCTACCGGTTCCGCCACTCGCTGGTCCGCGAGGCCGTCAGCGACGACCTGCTGCCCGGCGAGCGCGCCCGCGTCAACCGCCGCTACGCCGAGGCGATGGAAGCCGACGACTGGCTGATCCGCGCCGAGGAGCGGGTCATCCGGCTGGCCAGCTACTGGTACTGCGCCAACGACGCGGCCAAGGCGCTGCCCGCCGTACTCGCCGCCTCGGTCGCCGCCCGCCGCCGCCACGCCTACTCCGAGCAGCTGAACCTGCTGGAGAGGGCGCTGGACCTGTGGGAGAGCGCGCCGCAGGAGGTTCGCGAGGCACTGCGGCCGGTCGACTACACCGAGGTGTACCCGCCCTGCGGCTGCGACCCGGCCACCACCCCGCTCAAGCGGCTCGACCTGCTGGCCGAGGCCACCGTCGCCGCCCGCTTCGGCGGCGAACGCGAACGCGCCCTGAAGCTCACCAAGACGGCGCTGCGGCTGCTGGAGGAGGACCAGGACCCGCTGCGCGCCGCCTGGTTCTGGACGGAGCGCTCCCGGCTCGTCTCCAGCCTGGCCCGCGGCGACGGCTGGGAGGAACTCGCCAAGGCCCAGGAACTCGTCAAGGGGCTGCCCCCGTCCCAGGTGCACGCCGAGGTCCTCGTCCGGGCCGCGGGCTGGGGCATGCTCCACAACCCCGGCCCGGGCAACCTCGAAGCCGCGGAGCGCGCCGCGGCCTACGCCCGCATGCTCGGGGCCGAGGAGATCGAGCTCAACGCCCGGATCACGGTCGGCTCCCTGCTCACCGACGCCGGCGACGCCGAGCGCGGACTCACCGAGATGCTCGTGGTCCGCGAGCGGGCCGCCGAACTCGGGCTCGTCATGCTGGCAGGACGTGCACATATCAACCTCACCTCTCAGCTGGAAAGCATGGGCCGGTCCCGCGAAGCCGTGGAACTGGCCGAACAAGGGGTCGAACTCGTCAAGAAGTCACGGCTGCTGGACACCGAGGCCTGGCTCAGCGGCAACATGGCCGAGAGCCTGTACAGCCTCGGCCGCTGGGACGAGGCGGCCGAGGCCGCCCGGCGCGGTCTGAGCGTCGGCCAGAGCGCGGCCCCGCGCGGCTCCGCCTCCGCACGGCTGTCCTACCTGGCCCTGGCGCGCGGCGAACTGACCGAGGCCGGTGCCCGGCTGACCGCCGCGCACGCCCACTTCGGCACCCACGACAGCCAGCCCCAGCACCGCATACCGCTCTACCGCCTCGCCGTCGGCATCGCCGCCGGGGAGGGCCGGATCGCCGACGTCCGCGCGGAGATCACCGACGCCATCGCCTACGGCTTCCCGCTGGGCCACCACCGCTACGCCTGGCCGCTGCTGCTCGCCGCCGCCTCCGCGGAGGCGGACGCCCGGGGACTCCCGGTCGCCGACGCCGGGCGCGCAGCCGCCCTGGAGGTGCTCCGCGGCGCCGCCCGCGCCCTGGCCACCCCCGTGCCCGTGTGGGCCGCCCACGCCGAGTTCTTCCGCGCCGAGCTGCTGCGGGCCGAGGACCGGGACACCGTCGCCGACTGGGCCGGCGTCGAGCGGGCCGTCCGCCCGCTGGAGCGTCCGTACCTGCTGGCCCGCGCCCGCCACCGGCTCGCCGAAGCCCTGCTCGCCTCCGGCGGCGACCGCGCGGGCGCCGCGTCCCTGCTCGGCGAGGCCTACGCCACCGCCGAACGCCTTGGCTCCCGCAGGCTCCGCGAGGACCTGGCCCTGCTGGCCCAGCGCGCCCGGCTCCCGCTCACCGGGGCCGACGCGCCCGCCGCCCCGCCCGCACCGGCCCCCGACCCCGTCGAGGCCCTGGGCCTGACCAGCCGCGAACGGGACGTCCTGAGCCTGGTCGCGGCGGGCAGGAGCAACCGCCAGATAGCCGAGGAGCTGTTCATCTCCCCGAAGACGGCCAGCGTCCACGTCTCGAACATCCTGGCCAAGCTGGGTGTCGCCGGCCGCGGCGAGGCGGCCGCCCTGGCCCACCGGCTGCGGCTGTTCGGGCCGCTCACTCCCGCGGGGACGGCTCCGCCGGGCGTATGA